CCGATAGGCTGCGAGCGTGAGGGGAGAAGCCCGGCGTTCGGTCTGCATCCACTGCAGAAAGGCATCGCGTGCCTCGGTTGCCATCATGCCGCGTCCCTTTCCCTGACTGAAAGACGTTCTTGGTAAAGCTTTTTTCAAAAAGCCCCGAAGCATGCCGCCTTTTTGAAAAAAGGCGACACCCAAAAAGTTTTATCACCTGTTCTCAATGGTTTGCCTCAAAATAATATCTTATCGGGGCGATGGATGCGCCATGCCTCATGGAGGGACAAGACACAGGCGCTGCCTGACGGTAGAAAAACACATGCCGCATCGCAACCCCACCCAGACGGACCTGCTGCCCCCCGCCCCTGACGGGCGCGTGCGGGTCATGCTCACCCTGCCCTTTGCCGGGCCGCTGGACTACCTGCTGCCGCCCCGCCTGGCCGCCGCCCGCCCCGGTGATATCGTAAGCGTGCCGCTCGGCCGCCGCACCGAAACCGGCGTGATCTGGGATGCCTCCCCCAACCTGCCGCCCGAATTCAGGCCGCCGCTCCCCAAGGAAGTCGCCACCAGCCGCCTCAAGCCCGTAGCCGCCCGCCTCGACCTGCCGCCATTACCCGCGCAGCTGCGCCAGTTCGTGGACTGGGTGGCCGCCTATACCCTCTCGCCGCCAGGCATGGTGCTGGCCATGGCGCTGCGGGCCAATGCGCTAGCCGCCCTGCCCAAGCCCAGCACGGGCTACACCCCTGCGCCCACATTGCCCGCCGACCTCCGCCTCACGCCTGCCCGCCAGAAGGTGCTTGATATTGCTGCCGCCGGGCCTGCGCTGGCCGCCGCCGAACTGGCCCGCCGGGCAGGCGTAGGGGCTGCCGTCATTCGCGGGCTGGCGCAGGCGGGTGCGCTGCAGGCGGTTGAAATCACACCCCCGCCACCCTTCGCCACACCCGATCCCGCGCATTGCCCGCCCACGCTGGGTGGCAACCAGGAAGAGGTGGCGACCGAATTGCGGGCAAGGGTGGCCGAAGACTGCTTTTCCATCACGTTGCTGGAAGGTGTGACTGGATCTGGCAAGACCGAGATTTACATGGAGGCCATCGCCGCCTGCCTTGAGGCCGGAAAGCAGGCGCTGGTGCTGCTGCCTGAAATCGCGCTCTCGGCGCAGTGGACCGGGCGCTTTGCCCGCCGCTTTGGCGCGGAACCCGCGCTGTGGCATTCCGACCTCGGGGCAAGGCTGCGGCGGGTGACATGGCGCGCGGTGGCCGACGGCACGGCCCGCGTGGTGGTGGGCGCGCGCTCGGCGCTGTTCCTGCCATTCGACCAGCTTGGGCTGATCATTGTTGACGAAGAGCACGAGACCGCCTTCAAGCAGGAAGATGGCGTAACCTACCACGCGCGTGACATGGCGGTGGTGCGCGCGCGCATGAGCAAAGCCCCCATCGTGCTGGTCTCGGCCACGCCCAGCCTTGAAAGCCTGGCCAATGTGGGCGCGGGCCGCTACCGGCACCTCAAGCTTAATGCCCGCCACGGCAACGCCACCATGCCGGTGGTGCAAACGCTGGACATGCGCGCCGACCCGCCCGAGCGCGGGCTGTTCCTCTCGCCCATGCTGACCGGCGCGATCAACGACGCCATCGGCCGGGGCGAGCAGGCCATGCTGTTCCTCAACCGCCGGGGGTACGCACCACTCACGCTGTGCCGCACCTGTGGCCACCGCATGCAGTGCCCCAACTGCACCGCATGGCTGGTTGAGCACCGCGCCCGCCATATCCTGACCTGCCACCATTGCGGGTATGACGAACCTATTCCCCAGACCTGCCCCAAATGCGCCGATGCCGACAGCCTGACCCCCATCGGCCCCGGCGTGGAGCGCATAACGGAGGAGGCGCGCGCCACCTTTCCCGATGCACGGATTCTGGTCATGGCGAGTGATACGCTCAGCGGCCCCGCCGCCACCGCCGCTGCCGTCGAGCGCATTGCCCGGCGCGAGGTGGACCTTGTGATCGGCACCCAGATCGTGGCCAAGGGCTGGCACTTTCCGCATCTCACACTTGTTGGCATTGTCGATGCCGATCTCGGCCTTGGCGGCGGCGACCTGCGGGCCTCGGAGCGCACGGTGCA
This is a stretch of genomic DNA from Komagataeibacter xylinus. It encodes these proteins:
- a CDS encoding primosomal protein N', which codes for MPHRNPTQTDLLPPAPDGRVRVMLTLPFAGPLDYLLPPRLAAARPGDIVSVPLGRRTETGVIWDASPNLPPEFRPPLPKEVATSRLKPVAARLDLPPLPAQLRQFVDWVAAYTLSPPGMVLAMALRANALAALPKPSTGYTPAPTLPADLRLTPARQKVLDIAAAGPALAAAELARRAGVGAAVIRGLAQAGALQAVEITPPPPFATPDPAHCPPTLGGNQEEVATELRARVAEDCFSITLLEGVTGSGKTEIYMEAIAACLEAGKQALVLLPEIALSAQWTGRFARRFGAEPALWHSDLGARLRRVTWRAVADGTARVVVGARSALFLPFDQLGLIIVDEEHETAFKQEDGVTYHARDMAVVRARMSKAPIVLVSATPSLESLANVGAGRYRHLKLNARHGNATMPVVQTLDMRADPPERGLFLSPMLTGAINDAIGRGEQAMLFLNRRGYAPLTLCRTCGHRMQCPNCTAWLVEHRARHILTCHHCGYDEPIPQTCPKCADADSLTPIGPGVERITEEARATFPDARILVMASDTLSGPAATAAAVERIARREVDLVIGTQIVAKGWHFPHLTLVGIVDADLGLGGGDLRASERTVQLLHQVAGRAGRAEAPGRVLLQSYVPDHPVMQALVSGDFGSFMEQEAEQRRPGFWPPYGRLAAVIVSAETPDAAELTARALGQNAPRLDGVQVLGPAPAPLAILRGRHRHRLLLRARRNIAVQPIMREWLSRVKPERGARIDVDIDPVSFL